The Impatiens glandulifera chromosome 8, dImpGla2.1, whole genome shotgun sequence genome includes a window with the following:
- the LOC124912141 gene encoding uncharacterized protein LOC124912141 → MDAILGISSTLTIPITCSPLKSHLRSQQFILSRQFMKNINAISSNTSVSASCCDNGISSTSARGVHKQRSGLESLFCYDKAIPEEIIEKPIGLSMDAKNIGDNPSCPECELKGAVLCKTCTGSGLYVDSIMESQGIIVKVRCLGCGGTGNIMCSECGGRGHLGFHH, encoded by the exons ATGGATGCGATTCTAGGTATTTCATCAACCTTAACGATACCAATTACCTGTTCGCCGCTAAAATCACATCTCCGCAGCCAACAATTCATACTTTCAAGGCAATTCATGAAGAACATCAACGCCATCTCTAGCAACACTTCTGTTTCCGCCTCTTGCTGCGATAATGGG ATTTCATCTACTTCAGCTAGAGGAGTTCATAAACAAAGAAGTGGTTTGGAATCTCTGTTTTGTTATGATAAGGCAATACCAGAAGAGATAATTGAGAAACCAATTGGTTTATCTATGGATGCTAAAAACATAGGGGATAATCCTAGCTGCCCTGAATGTGAGTTGAAAGGTGCTGTACTGTGTAAAACGTGTACAGGTTCTGGATTGTATGTTGATTCTATCATGGAGAGTCAAGGAATCATTGTGAAAGTTCGATGCTTAG GTTGTGGAGGAACAGGTAATATAATGTGTTCAGAATGTGGTGGAAGAGGTCATCTTGGTTTTCATCACTAA